A window from Flavobacterium gyeonganense encodes these proteins:
- a CDS encoding hybrid sensor histidine kinase/response regulator transcription factor, protein MLKRNILLIFYYLICTLCTAQPSGILTHFSNDLKLSQSRILGIQQDEKGFIWLGTFNGLIRYDGNTFQNFRVEKNSSLDLMSNRVSKFKFDINGQIWIQSEKNDIYYFDTHQLRFHSPIEKKAGKSSNTAFTKFKVMPSGKVWIFPEDKNYLILFQNNKQTRQIAFDPSKYCGVIGDVFEDTSGTTWFLTHAGICRLNKAGTAPEYFFSNMSGHSGKSYSVNSVLETKEDVWFGGGKGKFTRYTKKTNTFFDFELNIKEDIALIKLVGNSKVLILTSEQSFYYYDIKTGKLDVYNSKALSGFPSEKINYLGVTNSRQFWFETPNSGVYQFDLATRKLKYMQVDSGGPPIVGAEQKSFLLTSPDGTVWIQSHKGPFAYWDEKQNKLFSIMRCIKESKETVSDVMHTATFDELGNLWFCSFKQGLDLITFNNRNFSTLNLESGNPQKHNVRSLMSDKNGNLWVASRAENIAIFNPQKKKIGMLGPDGSLSNESIGWGADIYSMMEDTNGRIWIGTRGNGLFCLTPAGHSFKYKVSHCKYDEKDIYSINSDDIYKIFQASNGQIYVTTWGGGINLIRQSNNGFRFINHKNELKNYPIKNADKVRSIVENKEHELFFISSYKLFSFSAENKSPYKIQFKEFSQVSGNDILDVLITSDNRLALATNGKGLILADLDKKGQLKVKPIWNKNIAFPLEGVVALQEDKLGKIWLMSDNQVVRFDPKKNSAETFPELKSIIGTEIFSEATKCQLANGEIVVGYSDGALYFKPEAIKPFQFKPYLAISGFSVNDKQLHEINPETPGNPDLIKEVTLQHDQNFFRVQISALDYIKSENIVYRYKLEGVDKQWNYLKGGQSINYTNLDRGKYTLIVSSTNGHNLWADNERRIEITIRPSIWGTHFAYFCYLLLAVGLFLVVNRAVLTILKLRNDVELQKQMGELKLKFFTDISHEIRTPLTMITAPLEIMLSDDEIKKSVKDQLRIIEKNSNKLLNLVNQILDLRRIQDRKLVVSEVNLADFATKVCENFSEMSIQRNIELKVNSSATKSNVWADPDSLDKILVNLLSNAFKYCHKGDTIQVEIEDTEKQVVLKVNDNGPGISPILQKRLFIRFSNYNENPYNPSTGIGLSIVKDLADKHGASILIESTPGKGSSFQICFLKGYKHFTEDVDILFEEDEAELVNDVRFEADPDPMIFEEVEKELPVGLIVEDDPELRGFIVSVLEKEYTIYVAENGIEGNSKAAALSPDFIISDIMMPHMDGIEMLKLIRNNFATSHIPVILLSAKTAIESKLEGMEYGADDYITKPFNVSFLQARVKNVLKQRVRLQNLYSTGNMTEISEEEPLQISNKDHKFMFQVIKLVKENMSKSDFSVDELGRLMCMSRASFFNKLKSITGVSPVVFIRDMRLNEAAELIKNEDLLIKEICFEVGFNDLKYFGKCFRAKFNHTPAEYRRQFR, encoded by the coding sequence ATGTTGAAACGAAATATACTTCTGATCTTTTATTATTTGATTTGTACCCTTTGTACAGCTCAGCCATCTGGTATTTTGACTCATTTTTCAAATGATTTAAAGTTAAGCCAGTCACGTATTCTGGGTATTCAACAAGATGAGAAGGGATTTATTTGGCTGGGAACATTCAACGGTTTGATTCGTTATGACGGAAATACTTTTCAAAACTTCAGGGTAGAAAAAAACTCATCATTAGACTTAATGTCAAATCGTGTATCTAAATTTAAGTTTGATATAAACGGGCAAATCTGGATTCAGTCTGAAAAAAATGACATCTATTATTTTGATACACATCAATTAAGGTTTCATTCTCCAATTGAGAAAAAAGCTGGTAAATCTTCTAATACTGCCTTTACAAAGTTCAAAGTGATGCCATCGGGTAAAGTATGGATATTTCCGGAAGATAAAAATTACCTGATTCTTTTCCAAAATAATAAACAGACCCGACAAATTGCTTTTGATCCTTCAAAATATTGTGGTGTAATTGGAGATGTTTTTGAAGATACCTCAGGAACAACCTGGTTTTTGACGCATGCAGGAATTTGTCGTTTAAATAAAGCGGGAACTGCTCCGGAATATTTTTTCTCAAATATGTCTGGACATTCCGGAAAATCATATTCAGTTAATTCAGTTCTGGAAACAAAAGAGGATGTATGGTTTGGAGGAGGAAAGGGCAAATTTACACGTTACACTAAGAAAACAAATACTTTCTTTGACTTTGAACTGAATATAAAGGAAGATATTGCTTTAATAAAACTTGTAGGCAACAGCAAAGTGCTAATATTAACGAGTGAGCAAAGTTTTTACTATTATGACATAAAGACTGGAAAACTGGATGTTTACAACAGCAAAGCATTATCAGGTTTTCCTAGCGAGAAAATCAATTACTTGGGAGTAACGAACTCACGCCAGTTTTGGTTCGAAACCCCAAATTCAGGTGTGTATCAATTTGATTTGGCTACCAGGAAGCTAAAATATATGCAGGTCGATTCAGGTGGTCCTCCTATAGTTGGCGCAGAACAGAAAAGTTTTCTGCTTACTTCGCCAGATGGAACAGTGTGGATTCAGTCGCATAAAGGACCATTTGCTTATTGGGATGAAAAACAAAACAAACTGTTTTCTATAATGCGATGCATTAAAGAGTCAAAAGAGACGGTCTCTGATGTGATGCATACAGCAACTTTTGATGAGCTGGGGAATTTGTGGTTCTGTTCATTCAAACAGGGATTGGATCTTATAACATTTAATAATCGTAATTTTTCAACATTAAATTTAGAATCGGGTAATCCTCAAAAGCATAACGTTCGAAGCCTGATGAGCGACAAAAATGGCAATCTTTGGGTAGCCAGCCGTGCTGAAAATATTGCCATATTCAATCCTCAAAAAAAGAAGATTGGAATGTTAGGACCTGATGGCTCGTTGTCCAATGAAAGCATCGGATGGGGAGCTGATATTTATAGTATGATGGAGGATACCAATGGCAGAATATGGATTGGAACACGAGGTAACGGATTATTTTGCCTGACACCAGCAGGACATTCTTTTAAATATAAAGTAAGTCATTGTAAATATGATGAGAAAGATATTTACAGCATTAATTCAGATGATATTTATAAAATATTTCAGGCATCAAATGGTCAAATTTATGTGACAACCTGGGGCGGGGGAATTAATCTGATCCGTCAATCCAATAATGGTTTTCGTTTTATTAACCACAAAAACGAACTAAAAAATTATCCCATAAAAAATGCGGATAAAGTTCGCTCAATAGTTGAAAACAAAGAACACGAATTGTTTTTTATCTCCTCTTATAAATTGTTTTCTTTTTCAGCAGAAAATAAATCACCTTATAAAATCCAATTTAAAGAGTTTTCGCAGGTTTCGGGCAATGATATTTTGGATGTTCTGATAACTTCAGATAACCGATTAGCATTAGCTACCAATGGAAAAGGCTTAATTCTGGCCGATTTAGATAAGAAAGGGCAATTAAAAGTTAAGCCTATTTGGAACAAAAATATTGCTTTTCCTCTTGAAGGAGTTGTGGCCTTGCAAGAAGACAAATTAGGCAAAATTTGGCTTATGAGTGACAATCAGGTAGTTCGGTTTGATCCTAAAAAAAATAGTGCCGAAACATTTCCGGAACTGAAATCGATTATCGGTACCGAAATATTTTCAGAAGCCACAAAATGCCAACTTGCGAATGGAGAAATTGTTGTAGGATATTCGGACGGAGCACTTTATTTTAAACCGGAAGCGATTAAACCCTTTCAATTTAAACCTTATTTGGCGATATCGGGATTTTCTGTTAATGACAAACAGCTCCACGAAATCAATCCCGAAACTCCCGGAAATCCAGATTTAATTAAAGAAGTTACACTCCAGCATGACCAGAATTTTTTCAGGGTTCAAATTTCCGCCTTAGATTACATCAAAAGCGAGAATATTGTGTATCGTTACAAGCTGGAAGGTGTTGATAAACAATGGAATTATCTTAAAGGAGGGCAGTCTATTAATTACACCAATTTAGATCGTGGAAAATATACGCTTATTGTATCCTCTACAAATGGGCACAATTTATGGGCAGATAATGAGAGACGAATTGAAATCACTATTCGTCCTTCAATTTGGGGAACTCACTTCGCATACTTCTGTTATTTGTTATTGGCTGTAGGTTTATTTTTAGTGGTCAATCGTGCAGTTCTTACCATATTAAAACTGCGAAATGATGTGGAATTACAGAAGCAAATGGGGGAATTAAAATTGAAATTCTTTACCGATATTTCACATGAAATCAGGACTCCTCTTACCATGATTACTGCGCCTTTAGAGATTATGCTTTCGGATGATGAAATAAAAAAATCAGTAAAAGACCAGCTTCGCATTATTGAAAAAAACAGTAATAAATTGTTGAATTTGGTTAATCAAATTTTAGATTTAAGAAGAATTCAGGACAGAAAGCTAGTTGTTAGTGAAGTAAATTTAGCTGATTTTGCAACGAAAGTATGCGAAAATTTTAGTGAAATGAGCATACAGCGCAATATAGAATTGAAAGTAAATAGCAGTGCTACAAAATCAAATGTATGGGCTGACCCGGATAGTTTGGATAAAATTTTGGTCAACCTGCTTTCAAATGCATTTAAATATTGCCATAAAGGGGATACAATTCAGGTAGAAATAGAAGACACGGAAAAACAGGTGGTTTTAAAGGTTAATGATAACGGGCCGGGTATCAGTCCGATACTTCAGAAACGATTGTTTATACGTTTTTCAAACTACAACGAAAATCCATATAATCCAAGTACCGGCATAGGTCTTTCTATTGTAAAGGATTTAGCAGATAAACATGGCGCAAGTATTTTAATTGAAAGCACACCCGGTAAGGGAAGCAGTTTTCAAATTTGTTTCTTAAAAGGTTACAAGCATTTTACTGAAGATGTGGATATTTTATTTGAAGAAGATGAAGCAGAATTAGTAAATGATGTAAGATTTGAAGCCGATCCAGACCCAATGATATTTGAAGAAGTAGAAAAAGAATTGCCGGTAGGATTGATTGTAGAAGATGATCCTGAATTGAGAGGATTTATTGTTTCTGTTTTAGAAAAAGAGTATACCATTTATGTAGCAGAAAATGGTATAGAAGGAAATTCAAAGGCTGCAGCATTATCCCCTGATTTCATCATCAGTGATATTATGATGCCACATATGGATGGTATAGAAATGCTTAAATTAATCAGGAATAACTTTGCAACCAGCCATATTCCCGTGATTTTGCTTAGTGCAAAAACAGCAATTGAAAGTAAATTGGAAGGAATGGAATATGGTGCTGATGATTATATAACCAAGCCATTTAATGTGAGTTTTTTACAGGCACGGGTTAAGAATGTTTTGAAGCAGCGTGTACGCCTTCAGAATTTGTATTCGACAGGTAACATGACTGAAATTTCAGAAGAGGAACCTTTGCAAATTTCTAATAAGGATCATAAGTTCATGTTTCAGGTGATTAAACTGGTAAAAGAAAATATGTCTAAATCAGATTTTTCAGTTGATGAATTAGGAAGATTAATGTGTATGTCACGAGCCAGTTTCTTTAATAAACTTAAAAGCATTACAGGCGTTTCTCCAGTCGTATTTATTCGCGACATGCGATTGAATGAAGCGGCCGAGCTTATTAAAAACGAGGATCTGCTAATAAAGGAAATTTGTTTTGAAGTTGGTTTTAATGACCTGAAATATTTTGGAAAATGTTTTAGAGCAAAATTTAACCATACACCTGCAGAATATAGAAGACAGTTTCGTTAA
- a CDS encoding SusC/RagA family TonB-linked outer membrane protein: MSTLIVLFLTISGYAQEITVTGVVRDKMGSIPGATIIVKNEKANTTSDFDGKFSIKVINPKTAVLVVKFIGLEDIAIPLNGRTSGINIEMKESTSELNEVVVIGYGTQKRGNLTGAVSSIKGTVLEKVPTSSVAEALVGKLPGVQITSADGSPGSEIMIRIRGGGSITQDNSPLILVDGFEVATLNDIPPTDIESVEVLKDAASTAIYGARGANGVILVTTKNPRIGKVSININSYMQIKTLANRLDVMDPYEYVMMQYEYEKGRSSNPTAFYNRYGQANEMYIYKGDKGTDWQDEIFGSNPITKYLDFSMNGGNEKTKFKFAVTNQDQPGVLIGTGLKQTNMNLTLNTKLSDKFTFEFQSRFINQTIEGSGTEGVSLLDAIRQAPTMGLQDYMTLPADDTYFDPEDYEPVRRFNPIQQAERNYRNRTKRTFNTVGALTWNIMKGLSFRSSFGFEYQYEEDGRFWGLETGTSNANGGLPVVGWQMTQSPRTQLNNVLNYNFKINKLHDFQVMVGQEMKDQRSASKTYYTGYFPANISAEKALDNLALGKGFNNESKEGSPNKISSFFGRVNYGYDDRYLATFTIRADGSTKFGPDNRWGVFPAAAFAWRMSNEKFLKESTTISNLKLRLSYGVSGNDRIDGDLYAKYYGVSQNRSVGWGETSHYYYNFYNPDGKVAYLNNPNVKWETTYTANLGVDFGFFKERITGNVEIYQNTVKDLLVPSDIPGSSGFSKIMTNVGQTSNKGIEFAINANVVQQKDFHLDVNFNIGYNKNKIDALSSGENEWILSSGWAGTQLLNDDDYRAYVGGTKGLIYGFVNDGFYTMDDFDSFDPLTKTWKLKEGVVNSKNLSGDPRPGNAKFKKLSPVDPSDSNTYVIGANDRKVIGDTNPKYSGGFGLNAVWKNFDLSTFFNFVYGFDVFNANKVMMTSWYQNNQNNLGMEVSLENRWRNFDDMGNDLRYSPALLADFNKDATMWNPTSIGRPIASSYAVEKGSFLRLNTLSLGYTIPLNITQKLIFNRVRLYATGTNLFVWTNYSGYDPEVNLSKGLTSNIDYNAYPRTRNYTLGAQLSF, from the coding sequence ATGAGCACATTAATCGTCTTGTTCCTGACGATTAGCGGTTATGCTCAGGAAATAACTGTGACGGGAGTTGTGAGAGATAAAATGGGCTCGATTCCAGGCGCAACAATTATTGTTAAAAATGAAAAAGCAAATACTACCAGTGATTTTGACGGAAAGTTTTCAATTAAAGTAATCAACCCTAAAACAGCTGTTTTGGTGGTTAAGTTTATTGGTCTTGAAGATATTGCAATACCGTTAAATGGTCGTACATCAGGAATTAACATCGAGATGAAAGAATCGACAAGCGAATTGAATGAAGTAGTAGTAATTGGTTACGGAACACAAAAACGTGGAAACCTGACGGGTGCAGTTTCGAGTATAAAAGGAACAGTATTAGAAAAAGTTCCAACCAGTTCTGTAGCGGAAGCTTTGGTTGGTAAATTACCAGGTGTTCAGATTACTTCGGCTGATGGTTCTCCTGGTTCTGAAATCATGATACGAATTCGTGGTGGAGGTTCTATCACCCAGGATAATTCGCCTTTAATTTTGGTTGATGGGTTTGAAGTGGCTACTCTAAATGACATTCCGCCAACTGATATCGAATCTGTGGAAGTATTAAAAGATGCCGCATCTACTGCTATATATGGTGCCCGTGGTGCTAACGGAGTTATTTTAGTGACTACAAAAAATCCTAGAATAGGTAAGGTTTCTATAAATATTAACAGTTATATGCAAATCAAAACCTTAGCGAACCGTCTGGATGTAATGGATCCTTATGAATATGTTATGATGCAATATGAATATGAAAAAGGAAGATCCTCAAATCCAACTGCTTTTTACAACCGCTACGGACAGGCTAATGAAATGTATATTTATAAAGGAGACAAGGGAACAGACTGGCAGGACGAGATTTTTGGAAGTAATCCAATTACTAAATACTTAGACTTTAGTATGAATGGCGGTAATGAAAAAACCAAATTTAAGTTTGCTGTAACAAATCAGGATCAGCCTGGGGTATTGATTGGAACTGGTTTAAAGCAAACCAATATGAACCTAACCCTTAATACAAAACTGTCTGATAAATTTACTTTTGAGTTCCAATCCCGTTTTATAAATCAAACGATCGAAGGTTCAGGTACTGAAGGGGTTAGTTTGCTTGATGCAATACGTCAGGCACCTACAATGGGTTTACAGGATTACATGACATTGCCGGCAGACGACACTTATTTTGATCCTGAAGATTATGAACCTGTGAGACGTTTCAATCCGATACAGCAAGCAGAAAGGAATTATCGTAATCGTACAAAACGTACATTTAATACAGTCGGAGCCCTAACCTGGAATATAATGAAAGGTTTAAGCTTTCGCAGTTCATTCGGTTTTGAATACCAGTATGAAGAAGATGGCCGTTTTTGGGGACTGGAAACGGGTACTTCAAATGCTAATGGCGGTCTGCCGGTAGTAGGCTGGCAAATGACACAAAGTCCACGTACGCAATTAAATAATGTATTGAATTATAATTTTAAAATCAATAAACTTCACGACTTTCAGGTTATGGTGGGTCAGGAAATGAAGGACCAAAGGAGTGCGAGTAAGACTTATTACACAGGATATTTTCCTGCAAATATATCAGCAGAAAAAGCATTGGATAATCTTGCCTTGGGGAAAGGTTTTAATAATGAATCAAAAGAAGGTTCACCTAATAAAATTTCATCTTTTTTCGGTCGTGTAAATTATGGTTATGATGACAGGTATCTTGCAACATTTACTATTCGTGCCGATGGTTCTACAAAGTTTGGTCCGGATAATCGCTGGGGAGTGTTTCCGGCTGCAGCGTTTGCCTGGAGAATGTCAAATGAAAAATTCTTAAAAGAGAGTACAACTATTTCAAATTTAAAATTGCGTTTAAGTTATGGGGTTTCGGGTAATGACCGAATTGATGGGGATTTGTATGCTAAATATTATGGAGTTTCACAAAACAGGTCAGTAGGTTGGGGAGAAACTAGCCATTACTACTATAATTTTTATAATCCTGATGGCAAGGTAGCGTATTTAAATAATCCTAATGTGAAATGGGAAACAACTTATACTGCAAATTTGGGTGTAGATTTTGGTTTTTTTAAAGAACGAATTACAGGTAATGTCGAAATTTACCAAAATACTGTAAAAGATTTGTTAGTGCCTTCTGATATTCCCGGATCATCAGGTTTTAGTAAAATCATGACCAACGTTGGGCAGACATCTAATAAAGGAATTGAATTTGCCATTAATGCCAATGTGGTGCAGCAAAAAGATTTTCACCTGGATGTAAATTTCAACATTGGATATAATAAGAATAAAATTGATGCACTATCAAGTGGAGAAAATGAATGGATCCTTAGCTCTGGATGGGCAGGAACACAATTGCTAAATGATGACGATTACAGAGCTTATGTAGGCGGTACAAAAGGTTTGATTTATGGGTTTGTTAATGATGGTTTTTATACCATGGATGATTTCGATTCATTTGATCCATTAACAAAAACATGGAAACTGAAAGAAGGTGTCGTAAACTCCAAAAACCTGTCAGGTGATCCGCGCCCCGGAAATGCTAAATTTAAAAAATTGTCGCCTGTTGATCCATCAGATTCCAATACGTATGTAATTGGTGCAAACGACAGAAAAGTTATTGGTGATACTAACCCAAAATATTCAGGAGGTTTTGGACTGAATGCAGTATGGAAAAATTTTGATTTGTCTACTTTTTTCAATTTTGTATATGGGTTTGATGTTTTCAACGCAAACAAAGTGATGATGACTTCGTGGTATCAAAATAACCAAAATAATTTGGGGATGGAAGTATCGCTGGAGAACCGCTGGAGAAATTTTGATGATATGGGGAACGATTTACGTTATTCTCCAGCATTATTAGCCGACTTTAATAAAGATGCTACGATGTGGAATCCAACTTCTATTGGGCGCCCTATTGCTTCTTCTTATGCAGTTGAAAAAGGTTCTTTTTTACGATTGAATACACTTTCATTAGGATATACTATTCCATTAAATATTACCCAAAAATTGATATTCAACAGAGTTCGTCTGTATGCAACCGGTACTAATTTATTTGTATGGACAAATTACTCCGGCTATGATCCTGAAGTTAACCTCTCAAAGGGATTGACATCTAACATTGATTATAATGCGTATCCAAGAACAAGAAATTATACTTTGGGGGCTCAGTTATCATTTTAA